A genomic segment from Triticum dicoccoides isolate Atlit2015 ecotype Zavitan chromosome 1A, WEW_v2.0, whole genome shotgun sequence encodes:
- the LOC119274294 gene encoding enoyl-CoA delta isomerase 2, peroxisomal-like, whose amino-acid sequence MSSSFCEWEKTNGIVHLKLTGADGHHYLTDEGLKELCSELAKIREDAASEPCRALITTSSPGSFCDGIDYDDLKRSMNPAEQAKALSDGMAAVIKELLEMPMLTVCAATGDAASLGLALALAHDDLVVLSDASYRLGMVEDGVAVQPHIASLVREKTDRWYTLTTLKSRWRSGNWMRKWYFADCEAGTPDGVLVEAKKLVEEWAGSDGEVHADMRKQLYRESWNAVSVLQLVPE is encoded by the coding sequence ATGTCGTCGTCCTTCTGCGAGTGGGAGAAGACCAACGGCATCGTCCATCTGAAGCTCACCGGAGCCGACGGCCATCACTACCTAACCGACGAGGGTCTCAAGGAGCTCTGCAGCGAGCTTGCCAAGATCCGCGAGGACGCAGCGTCCGAGCCATGCCGTGCCCTCATCACCACCTCGTCCCCGGGCTCCTTCTGCGACGGCATCGACTACGATGACCTCAAGAGAAGCATGAACCCGGCGGAGCAGGCCAAAGCCCTGTCGGACGGCATGGCCGCGGTGATAAAGGAGCTCCTGGAGATGCCGATGCTGACGGTGTGCGCCGCCACGGGCGACGCGGCGTCCCTGGGGCTGGCCCTGGCGCTTGCGCACGACGACCTCGTCGTCCTCAGCGACGCGTCCTACAGgctcggcatggtggaggacggcgtCGCCGTGCAGCCGCACATCGCCTCGCTGGTCCGGGAGAAGACGGACCGGTGGTACACGCTGACCACGCTCAAGTCACGGTGGCGCAGCGGCAACTGGATGAGGAAATGGTATTTCGCCGACTGTGAAGCCGGCACTCCAGATGGTGTGCTGGTCGAGGCCAAGAAGCTGGTCGAGGAATGGGCCGGCAGCGACGGCGAGGTGCATGCCGACATGAGGAAGCAGCTGTACCGGGAGTCCTGGAATGCAGTCTCAGTTCTCCAGCTAGTTCCTGAATGA
- the LOC119358115 gene encoding enoyl-CoA delta isomerase 2, peroxisomal-like isoform X2: MSFCRLESRGNGFLVLTMASADEHNYLTEEAITELVEVLKKVGNNAEAKGLVTTCEAGTFCAGLDYDHHAESEEQAEHLAGRVAEVIRLLLELPVPTVAAVRGNATSLGLALALAHDHCFVWDHAVLGLPEARRGRRLPDYVATLLRDKLSFARLRKLLMLRSQTCTGKELAGTWWSTHGADGNRQVVLDKAVDLLYDVQVGDGANFAKTRQMLCGETCAAVGITITMEKHKPQPTPAELDSHKAAGPSRTSVMTEKTPKW; this comes from the exons ATGAGCTTTTGCCGCCTAGAGTCCAGGGGCAATGGCTTCTTGGTCCTCACGATGGCCAGCGCCGACGAGCACAACTACCTGACCGAGGAAGCCATCACGGAACTCGTCGAGGTGCTCAAGAAAGTCGGGAACAACGCGGAGGCGAAAGGCCTGGTGACCACCTGCGAGGCCGGCACGTTCTGCGCCGGCCTGGACTACGACCACCACGCGGAGTCGGAGGAGCAGGCCGAGCACCTGGCGGGACGCGTCGCCGAGGTGATCCGCCTGCTGCTCGAGCTTCCCGTGCCAACCGTGGCCGCCGTGCGCGGCAACGCGACGTCGCTGGGCCTCGCGCTGGCGCTCGCGCACGACCACTGCTTCGTATGGGACCACGCTGTGCTCGGCCTCCCTGAGGCGCGGCGCGGGCGCCGGCTGCCAGACTACGTGGCCACGCTCCTGCGTGACAAGCTGTCGTTCGCGCGGCTGCGGAAGCTGCTGATGCTCAGGTCGCAGACGTGCACCGGCAAGGAGCTCGCCGGAACGTGGTGGTCCACGCACGGCGCGGACGGCAACCGGCAGGTGGTGCTTGACAAAGCCGTCGACCTGCTGTACGATGTCCAGGTCGGGGACGGGGCCAATTTCGCCAAGACGAGGCAGATGCTGTGCGGGGAGACCTGCGCCGCTGTGGGCATCACCATCACCATGGAGAAGCACAAACCGCAGCCGACTCCTGCAGAGCTAGACAG TCATAAAGCAGCGGGGCCATCTCGGACATCTGTTATGACAGAAAAGACCCCTAAATGGTAA
- the LOC119358115 gene encoding enoyl-CoA delta isomerase 2, peroxisomal-like isoform X1 yields the protein MSFCRLESRGNGFLVLTMASADEHNYLTEEAITELVEVLKKVGNNAEAKGLVTTCEAGTFCAGLDYDHHAESEEQAEHLAGRVAEVIRLLLELPVPTVAAVRGNATSLGLALALAHDHCFVWDHAVLGLPEARRGRRLPDYVATLLRDKLSFARLRKLLMLRSQTCTGKELAGTWWSTHGADGNRQVVLDKAVDLLYDVQVGDGANFAKTRQMLCGETCAAVGITITMEKHKPQPTPAELDSHKAAGPSRTSVMTEKTPKWHNHEPFVDMYKDGS from the exons ATGAGCTTTTGCCGCCTAGAGTCCAGGGGCAATGGCTTCTTGGTCCTCACGATGGCCAGCGCCGACGAGCACAACTACCTGACCGAGGAAGCCATCACGGAACTCGTCGAGGTGCTCAAGAAAGTCGGGAACAACGCGGAGGCGAAAGGCCTGGTGACCACCTGCGAGGCCGGCACGTTCTGCGCCGGCCTGGACTACGACCACCACGCGGAGTCGGAGGAGCAGGCCGAGCACCTGGCGGGACGCGTCGCCGAGGTGATCCGCCTGCTGCTCGAGCTTCCCGTGCCAACCGTGGCCGCCGTGCGCGGCAACGCGACGTCGCTGGGCCTCGCGCTGGCGCTCGCGCACGACCACTGCTTCGTATGGGACCACGCTGTGCTCGGCCTCCCTGAGGCGCGGCGCGGGCGCCGGCTGCCAGACTACGTGGCCACGCTCCTGCGTGACAAGCTGTCGTTCGCGCGGCTGCGGAAGCTGCTGATGCTCAGGTCGCAGACGTGCACCGGCAAGGAGCTCGCCGGAACGTGGTGGTCCACGCACGGCGCGGACGGCAACCGGCAGGTGGTGCTTGACAAAGCCGTCGACCTGCTGTACGATGTCCAGGTCGGGGACGGGGCCAATTTCGCCAAGACGAGGCAGATGCTGTGCGGGGAGACCTGCGCCGCTGTGGGCATCACCATCACCATGGAGAAGCACAAACCGCAGCCGACTCCTGCAGAGCTAGACAG TCATAAAGCAGCGGGGCCATCTCGGACATCTGTTATGACAGAAAAGACCCCTAAATG GCACAATCATGAACCGTTCGTGGATATGTACAAGGATGGATCGTGA